GGTCGAGCTTGCCCTCGCGCGCGCTCTGCGTCAGATTGCGGCCGAACTGGTCCAGCACCAGCGACGACGACGGGGTGCCCTCGCCGCGGCCACCAGCCTCCGCGGGCTCCTTGCCCTGGTAACCCGACAGCAGCTGCAGGACCTGCTGGCGCACCCGGTTGAGGTCCGCGCCCAGCTTGACCAGCACCTGGGCGGCCACGCCCTCGCCCTCGCGGATCAGCCCGAGCAGGATGTGCTCGGTGCCGATGTAGTTGTGGCCGAGCTGCAGCGCCTCGCGCAGCGACAGCTCCAGCACCTTCTTGGCCCGCGGGGTGAACGGGATGTGCCCGCTCGGGGCCTGCTGCCCCTGGCCGATGATCTCCTCGACCTGCTGCCGCACGCCCTCAAGCGCGATACCCAGCGACTCCAGCGCCTTGGCGGCGACACCCTCACCCTCGTGGATCAAGCCCAGGAGAATGTGCTCGGTGCCGATGTAGTTGTGGTTGAGCATCCGGGCCTCTTCTTGGGCCAGGACGACCACCCGCCTCGCGCGGTCGGTGAACCTCTCGAACATTCGCACTCCCTGACTGCTGCGCCGGCGGTCTCGTTGGCTGGGACACGGCTCCTGCATCGCCGATGCCCACGACGGGTTCAGCACTCTTGAGGACCACTGTAGTAGCCCCACCCGGTCGCGGTCCGTGCCCGCTACGGCCTGCTGCCCACATTCTTGTCCGGCACCCTGACCAACGGCTCGCTGGCCTGCGGGATTCCGGATCTGCACCTATCGGATGGCCCGTTCCGCTGAGCGCGAACACGGCCCGCCTAGCTGGGCCGATCGACCTTCCCGGCGGTGCGACCACCGATCGGTACCACCATCGGGGTACCCGCCACCGGATCAGCAATCACCCGCGCCTTCAGCCCGAAGACCTCGTCAAGCAGCTGTTCGGTGAGCACGTCGGACGGGTCGCCCTCGGCGACGACCGCGCCGTCCTTCATCGCCACCAGCCGGTCGGCGTAGCGGGCCGCGAGGTTGAGGTCGTGCAGCACCATCACCACGGTGCGGCCGCTCTCGTCGTGCAGCTGCCCGACCAGCTCCAGCACGTCCACCTGGTGGGACAGGTCGAGGTAGGTGGTCGGCTCGTCGAGCAGCAGCAGGTCGGTGCCCTGGGCGAGCGCCATGGACAGCCAGGCGCGCTGCCGCTGGCCGCCGGAGAGCTCGTCGAGGGTGCGATCGGCCAGGTCGGCGATGCCGGTCATGCCCAGCGCCTCGGCGACCGCGGCCTCGTCGTCGGAGGACCACTGCCGGTACCAGGACTGGTGCGGGTGCCGTCCGCGCGCGACCAGGTCGGCGACGGTCAAGCCCTCGGGCGCGACCGGCGACTGCGGCAGCAGGCCGAGCACCTTCGCGACCTCCTTGGTCGGCATCTTGTGGATCTGCTTGCCGTCCAGCAGCACGCTGCCGCGCTGCGGCTGCAGCAGCCGCCCTAGGGCGCGCAGCAGCGTCGACTTGCCGCAGCCGTTCGGGCCGATCACCGCGGTGATCGTGCCGTCCACGACGTCGAAGTCCAGCCCGTCGGCGATGACCCGCTCGCCGTAGGCGAGCTTGAGGTCGGTGGCGTGCAGCCGCTGCCGGACAGCGCTGGACATGGCGGACGCGGTCATGCGCGGACCTCCCGGTACCGACGGATGAGCAGGTAGATCAGGTACGGCGCGCCCAGGATCGCGGTGACGATGCCGACCGGCAGTTCCAGCGAGCCGAAGGCGGTTCGCGAGATGACGTCGGCGCCGACCACCAGCGCGGCCCCGAACACCATCGAGGACAGCAGCGGCGGGCGCGAGGTGTGCGCCAGGCGCAGCGCGATCTGCGGGGTGGCCAGCGCGACGAACTGGATCGGGCCGGCCGCCGCGGTCGCGATCGACGCCAGCACCACTGCGGCCAGCAGCAGCACGCCGCGGGTCAGGTCGGTGCGGATGCCCAGCCCGCGCACCGTGTCGTCGTCGAACTGCAGCGCACCGAGCACGT
This portion of the Saccharopolyspora antimicrobica genome encodes:
- a CDS encoding ABC transporter ATP-binding protein; translation: MTASAMSSAVRQRLHATDLKLAYGERVIADGLDFDVVDGTITAVIGPNGCGKSTLLRALGRLLQPQRGSVLLDGKQIHKMPTKEVAKVLGLLPQSPVAPEGLTVADLVARGRHPHQSWYRQWSSDDEAAVAEALGMTGIADLADRTLDELSGGQRQRAWLSMALAQGTDLLLLDEPTTYLDLSHQVDVLELVGQLHDESGRTVVMVLHDLNLAARYADRLVAMKDGAVVAEGDPSDVLTEQLLDEVFGLKARVIADPVAGTPMVVPIGGRTAGKVDRPS